The window CACATGCAGCCCTCGCCTCTAGCGCTGAAGCAAGTCAACAGCGTTTTGGTCGAACTGGCACAGATTTCAGACCCACGCTTACAAGCAGCTCGCCAGGCACTTTTGGCCAAGTACATGACCGTCAATCAGCCGGGTAACGGCTACTTTGAAGGACGGCATCACAGAGAGCAGGCATGACACAACCACAACCAACCTCTGAACAGTTGTTCGCCGGAGACGGGGAGTTGGCGCAGCTGGTGCGCTCGCACGACTGGTCTCAAACGTCACTGGGTGCGCTCGAAACTTGGCCAGACAGCCTGAAAACGGCGGCGCAGA of the Nodosilinea sp. FACHB-141 genome contains:
- a CDS encoding DNA-binding transcriptional regulator, coding for MALKLVSAFSLPGLPQRQPEVGHLIRHLRQLTGHTQEQFAGVLGVSFSTLNRWENGHMQPSPLALKQVNSVLVELAQISDPRLQAARQALLAKYMTVNQPGNGYFEGRHHREQA